In one Gracilinanus agilis isolate LMUSP501 chromosome 6, AgileGrace, whole genome shotgun sequence genomic region, the following are encoded:
- the BAD gene encoding bcl2-associated agonist of cell death encodes MTVSLTQATGAGLPPKQEGGGGGGESPGAERWDLAAAPREPETPPGKLDDASRPVSMFQIPEFEPGEQEDGSEGAPGQPGGLGRRSSSAPGAQHHEGAGDRRPRLISYPPLREGPVLVPEAGAQAERAEAEEDRGQFRSRSSSAPPILWAARRYGSELRRMSDEFDCSFKGLPRPKSAGTASQMRRSHGWTRTFQSWFGRNLGKGGAGPSH; translated from the exons ATGACAGTTTCTCTCACCCAGGCAACGGGGGCTGGGCTCCCACCGAaacaggagggaggaggagggggaggagagagcccGGGAGCCGAGCGCTGGGACCTGGCCGCTGCCCCTCGGGAGCCGGAGACCCCTCCTGGTAA gctGGACGATGCCTCCCGCCCCGTGAGCATGTTTCAGATCCCAGAGTTTGAGCCGGGCGAGCAGGAAGACGGCTCTGAGGGGGCACCAGGGCAGCCCGGGGGGCTGGGCAGACGCAGCTCCTCGGCCCCCGGAGCCCAGCACCACGAGG GCGCTGGGGACAGGCGACCCCGCTTGATCTCCTACCCCCCACTCCGGGAGGGGCCGGTGCTAGTTCCCGAGGCCGGAGCCCAGGCGGAGCGGGCCGAGGCGGAGGAGGACCGGGGCCAGTTCCGGAGCCGCTCCAGCTCTGCACCGCCTATCCTCTGGGCCGCGCGGCGATACGGCAGCGAGCTCCGCAGAATGAGCGACGAGTTCGATTGCAGCTTCAAG GGACTTCCGCGCCCGAAGAGTGCCGGCACTGCGAGCCAGATGCGTCGGAGCCACGGTTGGACCCGCACCTTCCAGTCTTGGTTCGGGCGGAATTTGGGGAAAGGGGGCGCCGGTCCTTCCCACTAA